The Brachyhypopomus gauderio isolate BG-103 unplaced genomic scaffold, BGAUD_0.2 sc71, whole genome shotgun sequence genome has a segment encoding these proteins:
- the imp4 gene encoding U3 small nucleolar ribonucleoprotein IMP4, protein MLRREVRLRKEYLYRKAQEDRLRSVEEKKQRLKSALDENRLLPTEVRKDALQLQKLVEFDDEGGEGVSSHMDDEYKWAGVEDPKILVTTSRDPSSRLKMFAKEVKLMFPGAQRMNRGKHEVGTLVHACKANDVTDLVIVQETRGQPDGLVVCHLPFGPTAYFTLYNVVMRHDVPDIGTMSEAYPHLVFHNFSSRLGRRVCNILKYLFPVPKEDSRRVITFANKDDFISFRHHTYKKTDHKNVELTEVGPRFEMKLYMIKLGTLENESVADVEWRHHGYTRTARKRTHLSVE, encoded by the exons CAGAAAGGAGTATCTGTACAGAAAAGCCCAGGAGGACCGACTGAGGTCCGTGGAGGAGAAGAAACAGAGACTCAAGTCTGCGTTAGACG AGAACCGTCTTCTGCCCACGGAGGTCCGTAAAGATGCCCTGCAGCTCCAGAAGCTTGTGGAGTTTGAtgatgagggtggagaag GCGTGAGCTCCCATATGGATGACGAGTACAAGTGGGCCGGAGTGGAAGACCCAAAGATCCTGGTGACGACGTCGCGAGACCCGAGCTCGAGGCTCAAGATGTTTGCCAAG GAAGTAAAGTTGATGTTCCCTGGGGCCCAGCGGATGAACAGAGGAAAGCATGAGGTTGGAACACTGGTACACGCCTGCAAGGCCAACGATGTCACCGACCTGGTCATCGTGCAAGAGACCAGGGGTCAGCCAG ACGGCTTGGTGGTGTGTCACCTCCCTTTCGGCCCCACCGCATACTTCACTCTGTACAACGTGGTAATGAGGCACGACGTCCCGGACATTGGCACCATGTCTGAAGCGTACCCACATCTCGTCTTTCACAACTTCAGCTCACGTCTGGGCCGCAGG GTGTGCAACATCCTTAAATACCTGTTTCCTGTAcccaaagaagacagcagacgAGTGATCACGTTTGCCAATAAGGATGACTTCATTTCCTTCAG GCACCACACATACAAGAAGACTGACCACAAGAATGTAGAATTAACAGAAGTTGGACCAAGATTTGAAATGAAAC TGTACATGATCAAACTCGGCACCCTGGAGAACGAGAGTGTGGCCGACGTGGAGTGGCGTCACCATGGTTACACACGCACCGCCAGGAAACGCACGCACCTCAGCGTGGAGTAG
- the hscb gene encoding iron-sulfur cluster co-chaperone protein HscB, which yields MQTLNGVRVLCGLHRCVPCVLKVCSGGNVSLRGGVGCSPHISTSSRDLCSSPHTRCWRCGSSRLMFFCSSCEVIQPPYESATYFELLNCDQTFALDTQKLQQRYLELQKSLHPDNFSLKSLAEQRYSELQSALVNKAYRTLQKPVARAVYMLRLRGVHLEEATDSMASPAFLLEVMKVNEKLSETQDHEEVASIGQSVREALKDLNEQINASLNKGDLQSAKELLARMKYFSNLEEKIKNKLTESL from the exons ATGCAGACGCTGAACGGTGTGAGGGTCCTGTGTGGTCTCCACAGGTGTGTTCCGTGTGTTTTAAAGGTGTGTTCGGGGGGGAACGTGTCCCTccggggtggtgttgggtgttccccgcacatctccacctccagcagggacctctgctcctctccacacacacgctgctggAGGTGCGGATCTTCTCGTCTGATGTTCTTCTGCTCCTCTTGTGAAGTTATTCAACCTCCGTACGAGAGCGCCACTTACTTTGAGCTTTTGAACTG tGATCAGACATTTGCTTTGGACACTCAGAAACTACAGCAGCGGTATCTAGAGCTTCAGAAATCTCTGCATCCTGACAACTTCAGCCTGAAGTCCTTG GCAGAACAAAGATATTCTGAACTGCAGTCAGCCTTGGTAAACAAAGCCTACAGGACTCTGCAGAAGCCTGTTGCACGTGCTGTCTACATG CTACGCCTGCGAGGAGTTCATCTTGAAGAGGCCACAGACTCCATGGCTAGTCCTGCCTTTCTCCTCGAGGTCATGAAGGTCAACGAGAAGCTGTCGGAGACCCAGGACCATGAAGAGGTCGCCTCCATAGGCCAGTCGGTGCGCG AGGCGTTAAAGGACCTGAATGAACAGATAAATGCATCACTGAACAAag GGGACCTGCAGTCAGCCAAAGAGCTCCTGGCCCGAATGAAATACTTCAGCAATCTTGAGGAGAAGATAAAAAACAAACTGACAGAGAGCTTGTGA